One stretch of Theropithecus gelada isolate Dixy chromosome 12, Tgel_1.0, whole genome shotgun sequence DNA includes these proteins:
- the LOC112636047 gene encoding 60S ribosomal protein L29-like, with protein MAKSKNHTTHNQSRKWHRNGIKKPRSQRYESLKGVDPKFLRNMSFAKKHNKKGLKKMQANNAKAMSAHAEAVKALVKPKEVKPKISKGVSRKLDRLAYTAHPKLGKRARARIAKGLRLCRPKAKAKAKDQTKAQAAAPASIPAQAPKGAQATTKATE; from the coding sequence ATGGCCAAGTCCAAgaaccacaccacacacaaccaGTCCCGAAAATGGCACAGAAATGGTATCAAGAAACCCCGATCCCAAAGATACGAATCTCTTAAGGGGGTGGACCCCAAGTTCCTGAGGAACATGAGCTTTGCCAAGAAGCACAACAAGAAGGGCCTAAAGAAGATGCAGGCCAACAATGCCAAGGCCATGAGTGCACATGCCGAGGCTGTCAAGGCCCTCGTAAAGCCCAAGGAGGTTAAGCCCAAGATCTCAAAGGGTGTCAGCCGCAAGCTTGATCGACTTGCCTACACTGCCCACCCCAAGCTTGGGAAGCGTGCTCGTGCTCGCATTGCCAAGGGGCTCCGGCTGTGCCGGCCaaaggccaaggccaaggccaaggaTCAAACCAAGGCCCAGGCTGCAGCTCCAGCTTCAATTCCAGCTCAGGCTCCCAAAGGTGCCCAGGCCACTACAAAGGCTACAGAGTAG